One Chlorobaculum limnaeum genomic window carries:
- a CDS encoding ABC transporter substrate-binding protein, translating to MKKHDGYTRIEVFSSSHEKRTPAMRYLLVPRGAAIPRHDSDERVVRVPLGNVTCESGFQVALLELIGASDAIAGVSGEVRVGQDWIHRKIDDGSIAVTGLMRSMNMEKLVSVNPDMVFINTSAAGSDIPAKLGSYGLLPGLFSASLEDHPLGALEWIRFMGAFFGRDSLAAAIFSEKERAYLQVQEKARGLHERPTVIAGYMRKGTWSTMGSSNWFVAMLDHAGADYLFRDQELDRGHMLSGEVAMEKGAEADFWLNTHSRVSTMPELLSEDLRYQAFRSVREGRVYNNNNRCFSNGRSSFWDAGMTEPHLILADLITIFHPELMPGHKLYYYRKLE from the coding sequence ATGAAGAAGCACGACGGTTATACCAGAATCGAGGTTTTTTCCAGTTCGCATGAAAAGAGGACTCCGGCCATGCGTTATCTGCTGGTTCCCCGCGGCGCTGCAATACCCCGGCATGATTCCGACGAGCGGGTGGTTCGGGTTCCACTGGGTAACGTGACCTGCGAAAGCGGATTTCAGGTCGCGCTGCTCGAACTGATCGGCGCTTCCGATGCGATTGCAGGCGTATCGGGAGAAGTACGGGTCGGTCAGGACTGGATACACCGGAAGATAGACGACGGGAGCATTGCCGTAACGGGACTCATGCGTTCGATGAACATGGAGAAGCTTGTTTCCGTGAATCCCGACATGGTTTTCATCAACACATCCGCAGCCGGTTCGGACATTCCGGCGAAGTTAGGATCCTACGGGTTGCTTCCCGGATTGTTCTCTGCCTCTCTTGAAGATCACCCCCTCGGCGCTCTCGAATGGATACGGTTCATGGGCGCCTTTTTCGGCAGGGACAGTCTGGCGGCAGCGATATTCAGTGAGAAAGAGAGGGCATATCTGCAGGTACAGGAAAAAGCGAGGGGTTTGCATGAGCGGCCGACGGTTATTGCCGGGTATATGAGAAAGGGCACCTGGTCTACCATGGGGTCGTCGAACTGGTTTGTTGCGATGCTCGATCATGCCGGGGCAGACTACCTTTTCAGGGATCAGGAGCTCGATCGAGGTCATATGCTGAGCGGAGAAGTTGCCATGGAGAAGGGTGCAGAAGCCGATTTCTGGCTGAACACCCATTCCCGCGTTTCGACCATGCCGGAGCTGCTTTCGGAAGATCTGCGTTATCAGGCGTTCAGGAGCGTCAGGGAGGGCAGGGTTTATAACAACAACAACCGTTGTTTCAGCAACGGCAGGAGCAGTTTCTGGGATGCAGGCATGACCGAACCTCATCTGATCCTTGCCGATCTCATCACTATTTTTCATCCGGAGCTGATGCCGGGACACAAGCTGTACTATTACCGGAAACTTGAATGA
- a CDS encoding ABC transporter ATP-binding protein has product MSEHVLQTRSLSIGYRSAKRKSAGFSRSAHGTCKVIADKIELDLAAGELVCLLGPNGSGKSTLMRTLAGVQKPLGGSVLLKGKEVGKQHPKEIAKLMSLVLTERVMTGNMSVYALVALGRSPYTGWMGRLSPEDETIVRQAIETTGTRRFSHRHVGDLSDGERQKVMIARAIAQDTPVILLDEPTAHLDLPNRLEIIQLLKTLAQEQGKAVVLSTHELDLALQAADRIWLMNPSGGSSSAMVAAIPESLVLDGHLEHAFKRNGFEFDPFSGSFRLSRQGVRQIGLVGEGITAYWTQRALERAGCMVIPGASDIRHIEIETLNGEHKWKYVSGEGCRPVEKESLDELLSLVNESQNEGKER; this is encoded by the coding sequence ATGAGCGAACATGTTTTACAGACCCGATCCCTCTCTATCGGATACCGATCGGCAAAACGAAAAAGCGCGGGGTTCAGCCGTTCAGCTCATGGTACCTGCAAGGTCATTGCGGACAAGATCGAGCTTGATCTTGCTGCCGGTGAACTTGTCTGTCTTCTGGGGCCCAACGGTTCAGGCAAATCGACGCTGATGAGAACGCTGGCCGGGGTGCAGAAACCTCTCGGTGGATCGGTGCTGCTGAAAGGAAAAGAGGTCGGAAAGCAGCATCCGAAGGAAATTGCAAAACTGATGAGCCTTGTGCTGACCGAACGGGTTATGACCGGAAACATGTCGGTCTATGCGCTCGTGGCTCTCGGTCGTTCTCCCTATACAGGATGGATGGGCCGGCTGTCACCGGAGGATGAGACTATTGTCCGTCAGGCGATCGAGACCACCGGTACAAGGCGATTCTCACATCGCCATGTCGGGGATCTCAGTGATGGCGAGCGTCAGAAGGTGATGATCGCCCGTGCCATCGCCCAGGACACGCCGGTGATTCTGCTCGATGAGCCGACGGCGCATCTCGATCTGCCGAACCGTCTCGAAATTATACAGCTCCTGAAAACGCTTGCACAGGAACAGGGGAAAGCGGTTGTGCTTTCCACCCACGAACTTGATCTCGCCCTGCAGGCTGCCGACAGGATATGGCTGATGAATCCTTCGGGAGGCTCTTCATCGGCAATGGTTGCCGCCATTCCCGAATCGCTTGTGCTCGACGGCCATCTCGAACACGCTTTCAAGCGGAACGGGTTCGAGTTCGATCCGTTTTCCGGCTCGTTCCGCTTGAGTCGCCAGGGCGTAAGGCAGATCGGACTGGTCGGCGAGGGTATAACGGCATACTGGACGCAGCGGGCGCTCGAAAGAGCCGGCTGCATGGTTATACCCGGGGCATCGGACATCAGGCATATCGAGATTGAAACCCTGAACGGCGAGCACAAGTGGAAGTACGTCTCCGGCGAGGGCTGCAGGCCGGTCGAGAAGGAAAGCCTGGATGAGCTGCTTTCTCTGGTAAATGAATCGCAAAACGAAGGAAAAGAGCGATGA
- a CDS encoding FecCD family ABC transporter permease — translation MQSSLSQSDPKVHAWPSLVPRSGMIVAMLIVLLSLFMLDIALGSVQIPLRSVVAILFGSETEGVAWEKIVMTIRLPKAITAVVAGAALSVSGLQMQTLFRNPLAGPSVLGISAGASLGVAVVMLASGGAANAFAIRQLGLGGSWLIVLAATAGAMAVLLVVLGVAVRIRDNVVLLIVGIMVGNITVSFISIWQYFSAPEEIQDYLIWTFGSLGGVFGTQLAVLCIVVTAGLLISFATSKPLNVLLLGENYARSLGMGTFSTRLFVILATSLLAGSVTGFCGPIGFIGIAVPHLARSILNTSDHRFLMPSSCLMGAILMLACDIIAQMPGTQTTLPINAVTALIGSPVVIWVIVRQKNLRASFS, via the coding sequence ATGCAGAGCAGTTTGTCGCAATCGGATCCGAAAGTTCATGCCTGGCCCTCGCTGGTGCCCAGATCAGGGATGATCGTCGCCATGCTGATCGTGCTGTTGTCGCTCTTCATGCTCGATATTGCGCTGGGCTCGGTGCAGATACCGCTCAGGAGCGTCGTTGCGATTCTTTTCGGCAGTGAAACAGAAGGGGTGGCCTGGGAAAAGATCGTCATGACGATACGGCTTCCGAAGGCGATTACGGCGGTTGTTGCCGGAGCGGCTCTATCCGTAAGCGGACTTCAGATGCAGACCCTGTTCCGCAACCCGCTTGCCGGTCCGTCCGTGCTTGGCATTTCTGCCGGGGCAAGTCTCGGCGTTGCCGTGGTGATGCTCGCTTCCGGAGGCGCCGCCAATGCGTTTGCCATCCGTCAGCTCGGGCTCGGCGGCAGCTGGCTGATCGTTTTAGCTGCAACCGCAGGAGCGATGGCTGTCCTGCTTGTCGTGCTCGGGGTTGCGGTGCGGATCCGCGACAATGTCGTCCTGCTGATTGTCGGCATCATGGTCGGCAACATCACGGTTTCATTCATCAGCATCTGGCAGTATTTCAGCGCTCCTGAAGAGATTCAGGATTATCTGATCTGGACATTCGGGAGTCTCGGTGGCGTATTCGGAACGCAGCTTGCCGTGCTTTGCATCGTGGTGACGGCAGGGCTTCTTATCTCTTTTGCAACCTCCAAACCGCTCAACGTGCTGCTGCTTGGCGAAAACTATGCCCGCAGCCTCGGCATGGGCACATTCTCGACACGGCTATTCGTGATCCTTGCGACGAGCCTGCTTGCCGGAAGCGTGACCGGTTTCTGCGGTCCCATCGGATTCATCGGTATCGCCGTGCCCCATCTGGCCCGTTCCATACTGAACACCTCCGATCACCGTTTTCTCATGCCGAGTTCATGCCTCATGGGGGCCATTCTGATGCTTGCGTGCGACATTATCGCGCAGATGCCAGGAACCCAGACGACGCTTCCCATCAATGCCGTAACCGCCCTGATCGGTTCCCCGGTCGTTATCTGGGTCATCGTCAGGCAGAAAAACCTCAGAGCCTCCTTCTCATGA
- a CDS encoding ABC transporter substrate-binding protein — MSNKNYLQVLSRVVLMFVIAVHAASLTACRPASERDAVSSGQNRQMRPQAGSPAYAKRFSIVDSKSYRTLLVMPGQGSNRDTLRYLLLPHGSPAPSGFNGYSVIRTPVRRAAVFSTTQIGFINLLGENDRIVGISRSEFVNTPSLRRRIAEGSITEIGMPFSPDLETILALDPGVVFAPALPPSRKSGYQTLEHSSIPVLVIAEWQEETPLGRAEWLKLFGALFGREELARQRFAEIEASYRSIREMTGAIRNKPVVLCGLPVKDSWFVPAGESYVAALLRDAGASYPWAGEPGSGSVELDIESVYPLALQADYWLNPGTVKSLEELIALDARFADLRPVKNGRVYNNNRQLNEYGGNAYWEYGVVQPDAILRDLVMILHPGLLKKNGLEESFTFYREVK, encoded by the coding sequence ATGAGTAACAAAAACTATCTGCAGGTATTGTCGCGGGTCGTTCTCATGTTCGTCATAGCCGTTCATGCGGCGTCGCTGACGGCATGCAGGCCCGCTTCGGAGCGTGATGCCGTTTCTTCCGGGCAAAATCGGCAGATGCGGCCGCAGGCCGGGTCGCCCGCCTATGCAAAGCGTTTCAGTATCGTTGACAGCAAGAGTTACCGAACCCTTCTCGTCATGCCAGGTCAGGGGAGCAACCGCGATACGCTCCGGTACCTTCTGCTGCCTCACGGCAGCCCGGCTCCCTCCGGTTTTAACGGCTATTCGGTGATTCGTACGCCTGTCCGGCGTGCTGCTGTTTTTTCAACGACACAGATAGGTTTCATCAATCTGCTTGGAGAGAACGACCGCATTGTCGGCATATCGAGAAGCGAATTCGTCAATACCCCTTCCCTCAGGCGCCGCATTGCGGAGGGTAGCATCACCGAAATCGGCATGCCGTTCAGTCCCGATCTGGAAACCATCCTTGCTCTCGATCCCGGAGTGGTTTTTGCTCCTGCTTTACCGCCTTCCCGCAAATCGGGCTATCAGACGCTCGAACACTCCTCCATTCCGGTTCTTGTCATTGCCGAATGGCAGGAGGAGACGCCTCTCGGCAGGGCGGAGTGGTTGAAGCTGTTCGGAGCCCTCTTCGGCAGGGAAGAGCTTGCCCGTCAGCGATTTGCCGAAATAGAGGCTTCATACAGGAGCATCAGGGAGATGACCGGGGCAATCAGGAACAAGCCTGTCGTGCTTTGCGGCTTGCCAGTCAAGGATTCATGGTTCGTTCCCGCAGGAGAGAGTTATGTGGCGGCCTTGCTGCGCGATGCAGGCGCGTCCTATCCGTGGGCCGGCGAACCGGGCAGCGGGAGTGTCGAACTCGATATCGAGTCGGTTTATCCTCTTGCCCTGCAAGCCGATTACTGGCTTAATCCCGGTACCGTGAAAAGCCTGGAAGAGCTGATCGCGCTTGACGCCCGGTTTGCTGACCTTCGCCCGGTGAAGAACGGACGAGTCTATAACAATAACCGTCAGCTCAACGAATATGGCGGAAATGCCTACTGGGAGTACGGCGTCGTCCAGCCTGACGCGATTCTCAGGGATCTTGTCATGATTCTGCATCCGGGCCTTCTCAAGAAAAACGGCCTGGAAGAATCATTCACATTTTACAGAGAGGTGAAGTAA
- a CDS encoding ferredoxin family protein, whose protein sequence is MMNGKSERRKRRLTVPREQIAWYPVIDPELCNSCSSCYDFCPKEVFASGPVEEGLRRRPKMQVPNPYRCIVLCSACERECAAGAISFPPREEFEKYVEYLD, encoded by the coding sequence ATGATGAACGGTAAAAGTGAAAGAAGAAAACGGCGACTGACTGTTCCACGCGAACAGATCGCATGGTATCCCGTGATCGATCCTGAATTGTGCAACAGTTGCAGTTCCTGTTACGATTTCTGTCCGAAGGAGGTCTTCGCATCGGGGCCTGTGGAAGAAGGGCTGCGCCGGCGGCCCAAAATGCAGGTGCCCAATCCCTACCGGTGCATTGTACTGTGTTCTGCTTGTGAGAGGGAGTGCGCGGCGGGCGCGATCTCTTTTCCTCCGCGTGAGGAGTTCGAGAAGTATGTTGAATACCTCGACTGA
- a CDS encoding TonB-dependent receptor plug domain-containing protein, which produces MTKKTLAFLAACMVCASTAPAASPSGADQLALGYMADELVVTGSRFSVKEKESSRFVTVADSEKLKKTGATNAIEALSRIGGLGYKSLAPLGINKLGMNSALYIRGMADGELILVNGMPVQQAASKGYDLSAISVDQIERIEVLKGAASTLYGADAMSGVINIVTKKPTDTTSATASVEFGNESWMNHGVSVSLPGVNIGFRYQHMGELDNVGRQFSSDYTNALDETDRYMFNLNVSPFANTFIDYQYAGYKTGFIDRYDSGLVERTDQQSDFHFLNIRYENEVFKAKLYGMHDNRIQTDYVDDVFDAEVERVNYNYGAETDYRFLFSHGFELTVGADYVHRYAEYSNIYGEKSRDDYGLFAELKKRFGDGVILTLGGREQFIDNEAETTDHNVFLPSAGITWKASDDLSLFANAGKAFQVPTFTQLYYDSKTIKGNPDLKPESGWSYETGVKWNCDCASARVSGFWMTYDDKIQIDRMHGKPYKYFNAGAYGSKGIEWELGLRPFYGEEGFPGRISLSAAGYWADPVSEDIYGEKYQPGPKFQNTFGIAYTSTPFGLDLKCRILAGRQDNLDNYTAFDLSGRVKAGPGNVTIAVENLFDTEIQTTGNLIESATSRYAYYDPGRLVRVGYAVSF; this is translated from the coding sequence ATGACAAAAAAAACTTTAGCGTTTCTGGCCGCATGTATGGTTTGCGCCAGTACTGCACCCGCTGCCTCTCCCTCAGGTGCCGATCAATTGGCGCTGGGCTATATGGCAGATGAACTGGTGGTGACCGGTAGCCGTTTTTCTGTAAAGGAAAAGGAAAGCTCCCGGTTCGTAACCGTCGCAGACAGCGAAAAACTGAAAAAGACTGGCGCAACAAACGCCATCGAAGCGCTCTCGCGGATAGGCGGTCTCGGGTACAAGTCCCTCGCTCCCCTTGGTATCAACAAGCTCGGCATGAACAGCGCACTCTACATCAGGGGTATGGCCGATGGGGAACTCATTCTCGTCAACGGTATGCCTGTCCAGCAGGCCGCTTCGAAAGGGTATGATCTCAGTGCTATTTCCGTTGACCAGATCGAAAGGATCGAGGTGCTCAAAGGAGCAGCCTCGACGCTGTATGGCGCGGATGCCATGTCTGGCGTGATCAATATTGTCACAAAGAAGCCAACCGATACAACATCGGCAACCGCATCGGTTGAATTCGGTAACGAGTCGTGGATGAACCACGGCGTCAGCGTCAGCCTGCCGGGTGTCAATATCGGTTTCCGTTACCAGCATATGGGTGAACTCGACAATGTCGGTCGCCAGTTCAGCAGCGACTATACCAATGCCCTCGACGAGACCGACAGGTACATGTTCAATCTCAATGTGTCGCCGTTTGCCAATACCTTCATCGATTATCAGTATGCCGGATACAAAACCGGGTTCATCGATCGTTACGACTCAGGTCTGGTCGAACGCACCGATCAGCAGAGTGATTTTCATTTTCTCAATATTCGCTATGAAAATGAGGTGTTCAAGGCAAAGCTGTACGGCATGCACGATAACCGCATCCAGACGGATTATGTCGATGATGTATTCGATGCAGAGGTTGAGCGTGTGAATTACAATTACGGCGCCGAGACCGATTATCGTTTTCTTTTTTCGCACGGTTTCGAATTGACCGTGGGAGCCGACTATGTGCATCGTTATGCTGAATATTCCAACATCTATGGCGAGAAGTCACGAGACGATTACGGACTCTTTGCCGAACTGAAAAAGCGTTTTGGCGACGGCGTCATCCTGACGCTTGGCGGGCGGGAGCAGTTCATCGACAACGAGGCGGAAACAACCGATCATAACGTCTTTCTGCCAAGTGCGGGTATTACGTGGAAAGCGTCGGACGATCTCAGCCTGTTTGCCAATGCTGGCAAGGCATTTCAGGTGCCGACGTTTACACAGCTCTACTATGACAGCAAAACCATAAAAGGAAATCCCGATCTCAAGCCGGAATCGGGCTGGAGTTACGAGACCGGGGTCAAGTGGAACTGCGATTGCGCTTCGGCAAGGGTCTCCGGATTCTGGATGACCTATGACGACAAAATCCAGATCGACCGCATGCATGGCAAGCCGTATAAGTATTTCAACGCTGGAGCATACGGGTCGAAAGGCATTGAATGGGAGTTGGGGCTGCGTCCATTTTACGGCGAGGAAGGGTTTCCCGGCAGGATCTCGCTATCGGCCGCTGGGTACTGGGCGGATCCTGTGTCGGAAGATATCTATGGAGAAAAGTACCAGCCGGGTCCAAAATTCCAGAATACCTTCGGCATCGCCTATACCTCGACACCCTTCGGTCTCGACCTGAAATGCCGGATACTTGCCGGCCGTCAGGACAATCTTGACAATTATACCGCTTTCGATCTTTCCGGGCGTGTTAAAGCAGGTCCCGGCAACGTTACGATCGCGGTTGAAAATCTGTTCGATACCGAGATTCAGACAACAGGTAACCTGATTGAATCGGCAACCAGCCGTTATGCTTATTACGATCCGGGTCGGCTTGTCAGGGTCGGCTACGCGGTTTCATTCTGA
- a CDS encoding Fic family protein, whose translation MKRSLKNTTTDDSLVIYAELNDAEIRAAQRRLKTGELARIVPSVLSASPEEDWPSIVALHRIRLLAALFPGAVIGFRSAFKGGIPVDGVIHLSYSYNRIVELPGLKVILVKGHGQLAGDQPMSGRNLFFPSQARMLMENLTASRGVIKKAVGQIAVEERLVGIYESRGAEALNRIRDEALALAPLLGFDKEYRMLNELIGTILGTKSAQLVTVAGKALAAGTPVDADRLALFEALAAVLRVIPFSEKASPTGSEAARINFAFLESYFSNFIEGTEFDVSEARQIALDGRIIDQRPKDSHDILGVFRQAINPGWANQSMAIGEAVLHQLRQRHTDLMKERPEASPGDFKDRENFAGNTTFVSPRNVMGTLIEGSKLLPSVPPGMARALLAMFIVSEVHPFIDGNGRLARLVMNAELSVVNASRIIVPTLFREEYLDCLRVLTRQGKPEPFIEAMQYIQQWTAAFDYTDLDRVINQMKACNAFEKSRRQFQLLNVSDLDTHLRQNIQS comes from the coding sequence ATGAAGAGATCGCTGAAAAACACGACAACCGATGATTCTCTTGTCATCTACGCCGAACTCAATGATGCTGAAATAAGAGCTGCACAGCGGCGACTGAAAACAGGAGAGTTGGCGCGAATTGTCCCTAGCGTTCTCAGCGCCAGCCCTGAAGAGGATTGGCCTTCAATCGTTGCGTTGCACAGGATAAGACTCCTCGCCGCACTGTTTCCGGGTGCGGTGATTGGTTTCAGGAGCGCCTTCAAAGGCGGCATCCCGGTGGATGGAGTCATACACCTCAGCTACAGCTACAACAGAATCGTCGAACTGCCTGGGTTGAAAGTGATCCTGGTCAAAGGACATGGACAGCTTGCAGGCGACCAGCCGATGTCCGGGCGAAACCTGTTCTTTCCTTCCCAAGCCCGTATGCTCATGGAAAATCTTACCGCAAGCCGTGGGGTGATTAAAAAAGCTGTGGGGCAGATCGCTGTTGAAGAACGGCTGGTCGGTATTTACGAATCCAGAGGTGCCGAGGCGCTCAACCGGATCAGGGATGAAGCTCTTGCTCTTGCGCCACTCCTGGGATTCGACAAGGAATACCGGATGCTGAACGAGCTGATCGGCACCATTCTTGGAACAAAAAGCGCCCAACTTGTTACCGTTGCTGGAAAAGCCCTGGCTGCGGGCACGCCTGTTGACGCCGACCGGCTTGCGCTTTTTGAAGCGCTGGCAGCAGTTTTGCGAGTCATACCTTTCTCAGAGAAAGCATCACCAACCGGCAGCGAAGCAGCACGCATCAATTTTGCATTCCTTGAGTCCTATTTCAGCAACTTCATCGAAGGAACGGAATTCGACGTGTCAGAAGCACGGCAAATTGCTCTTGACGGGAGAATCATCGATCAACGCCCGAAAGATTCGCACGACATTCTCGGCGTGTTCCGTCAGGCGATCAATCCCGGATGGGCAAACCAATCGATGGCAATCGGTGAAGCGGTGTTGCACCAGCTGCGGCAACGTCATACGGATCTCATGAAAGAACGCCCTGAGGCGTCCCCCGGTGATTTCAAAGACCGGGAGAATTTTGCCGGTAACACGACGTTCGTCTCACCCAGAAACGTAATGGGAACCTTGATCGAAGGCAGCAAGCTTTTGCCATCAGTCCCGCCAGGTATGGCTCGTGCGCTGCTGGCGATGTTCATTGTCTCGGAAGTGCATCCATTTATCGATGGGAACGGACGACTGGCAAGACTGGTCATGAACGCGGAGTTATCCGTGGTCAACGCCAGCAGAATCATCGTCCCGACGCTTTTCAGAGAAGAGTATCTGGATTGTCTGCGCGTGCTCACGCGGCAGGGAAAACCAGAGCCATTCATTGAAGCCATGCAGTATATCCAGCAATGGACTGCCGCCTTTGACTACACCGATCTTGACCGGGTAATCAACCAGATGAAAGCCTGCAACGCATTTGAAAAATCCCGCAGGCAGTTCCAGCTGCTCAACGTTTCGGATTTAGACACTCATCTAAGGCAGAATATTCAAAGCTGA
- a CDS encoding helix-turn-helix transcriptional regulator, with amino-acid sequence MNHDGHAEMAERFRQVIKEQFGTQIALAKAIGVKDGSYLTPYVTGRSMIGGILRKKLEGVGIDVDYIMTGRKEVLALGEEPAEQESLYEECARKINDIQGKLLELSASVHEVNQMIGRLKKSLK; translated from the coding sequence ATGAACCATGATGGCCATGCTGAAATGGCCGAGAGATTCAGGCAGGTGATCAAAGAACAGTTCGGAACGCAGATTGCCCTTGCAAAGGCAATCGGAGTGAAGGACGGGAGTTATTTGACGCCTTATGTGACCGGCCGGAGCATGATAGGGGGAATCCTCAGGAAGAAGCTTGAGGGGGTAGGTATTGACGTTGATTACATTATGACGGGCAGGAAAGAGGTGCTTGCGTTGGGTGAAGAGCCTGCCGAGCAAGAGAGCCTTTACGAAGAGTGCGCAAGAAAAATCAACGACATTCAGGGCAAACTTTTGGAGCTGAGCGCCTCTGTGCACGAGGTCAATCAGATGATCGGGAGGCTCAAGAAGTCTTTAAAGTAG
- a CDS encoding helix-turn-helix domain-containing protein, with protein sequence MNTAASHDNLPQEVRLLRQKLEVIDAKLDTITFQNQHLNDSLIGVDDAAKLLGITRGAIYSKVYRHLIPYYKSGGKLYFSKQEILQEIFSHRYPKNGSHGSVPQPSMNGSKAVFDTRIKI encoded by the coding sequence ATGAATACCGCTGCCTCGCACGACAATCTGCCTCAGGAAGTCCGGCTGCTTCGTCAGAAACTGGAAGTAATTGATGCCAAACTCGATACCATCACTTTCCAGAATCAACACCTGAACGACTCCCTGATAGGTGTTGATGATGCTGCCAAGCTCCTCGGTATTACCAGAGGCGCAATCTATTCAAAGGTCTATCGCCACCTTATCCCCTATTACAAATCCGGGGGCAAGCTCTACTTCTCGAAACAGGAGATACTGCAGGAGATTTTCTCCCATCGGTATCCGAAAAACGGTTCTCATGGCTCTGTTCCTCAGCCTTCTATGAACGGAAGCAAGGCAGTATTTGATACTCGCATAAAAATCTAA
- a CDS encoding JAB domain-containing protein, giving the protein MTRTNTLPLFTEEASMVTIPQYGIRLVRESEFRYANKKITGAEAVCDLLQTIGLHEKATEEFYSIYLSTKNDVLGVEMISRGTLTASLVHPREVFKGALLANAYALILAHNHPSGNVEPSNADKQVTAILTKAGNILDVKILDHVIIGSKEGYYSFRDHSLI; this is encoded by the coding sequence ATGACACGCACCAACACACTTCCGCTGTTCACCGAAGAGGCTTCAATGGTGACAATTCCTCAGTACGGGATAAGACTCGTCAGGGAAAGCGAGTTCAGGTATGCCAACAAGAAAATCACCGGTGCCGAGGCGGTTTGTGACCTGCTCCAGACAATCGGATTGCATGAAAAGGCCACCGAAGAGTTTTACAGCATCTACCTGAGCACGAAAAACGATGTGCTCGGGGTTGAGATGATCAGCAGGGGTACTTTGACGGCTTCACTGGTGCATCCTCGCGAAGTGTTCAAGGGCGCTCTGCTCGCGAATGCCTATGCGCTCATTCTGGCCCATAACCACCCGTCAGGCAATGTCGAGCCAAGCAACGCCGACAAGCAGGTGACGGCTATTCTGACGAAGGCAGGAAATATCCTCGATGTGAAAATTCTCGATCACGTCATTATCGGCAGTAAGGAAGGGTATTACAGTTTCAGGGATCACTCGCTGATTTGA
- a CDS encoding ArdC family protein, whose amino-acid sequence MSITVYEIITAQIIAQLEKGVVPWRQPWRNGLPKNLVSGKVYRGVNLFLLSMVNEEYFVTRKQAEGLGGRIRCKGFPVMFWKMLERENPKSGEIERIPLLRYYRVYPVSGIDGLEVAAGNAATVAPIDAAEEVVRQMPNPPSIKYGGRGACYFPSRDEVQVPEMQSFIDGEEFYSTLFHELAHSTGHETRLDRVGVTTNWAFGSHEYSDEELIAEMTSSFLCGFAGIGQKPMPNSVAYIGGWLRKLRADPRYIVKAGSKAQKAADYILGHHNEDPG is encoded by the coding sequence ATGTCTATTACCGTCTATGAAATCATCACCGCTCAGATCATCGCCCAGCTTGAAAAGGGCGTCGTTCCATGGCGTCAGCCGTGGCGTAATGGGTTGCCGAAGAACCTGGTATCGGGCAAAGTGTATCGAGGTGTCAACCTGTTTTTACTCTCGATGGTGAACGAGGAGTATTTCGTCACCCGAAAACAGGCCGAGGGGCTGGGCGGCAGGATTCGCTGCAAAGGTTTTCCGGTCATGTTCTGGAAGATGCTCGAACGGGAAAACCCGAAGAGTGGCGAGATCGAGCGGATTCCGCTGCTGCGCTATTACAGGGTTTATCCGGTGAGTGGTATCGATGGCCTCGAAGTAGCAGCCGGAAACGCAGCGACGGTTGCGCCAATCGATGCGGCAGAAGAGGTCGTCCGGCAGATGCCGAACCCGCCGTCGATCAAATACGGCGGCCGTGGGGCCTGCTACTTCCCGTCACGGGACGAGGTGCAGGTGCCGGAGATGCAGAGCTTCATCGACGGCGAGGAGTTTTACAGCACGCTGTTCCACGAACTCGCGCACAGCACCGGTCATGAGACTCGCCTCGACCGGGTGGGCGTGACCACGAATTGGGCATTCGGATCACACGAATATTCCGATGAAGAGCTCATCGCCGAAATGACCTCGTCGTTCCTCTGCGGATTTGCCGGGATCGGCCAGAAACCGATGCCGAACTCGGTGGCGTACATCGGCGGCTGGCTCAGGAAGTTGCGAGCCGATCCGAGGTACATCGTCAAGGCAGGCTCGAAAGCGCAGAAAGCCGCTGATTACATCCTTGGCCACCACAACGAAGACCCCGGTTGA
- a CDS encoding helix-turn-helix domain-containing protein, translating to MTENTNWISMSDQALAAHIGAFVRHHRMEQNRTQNALAHAAGISRSTLSLLERGQTVTLATLIQVLRVLDQLQIMDAFVVEQRVSPLALAKMQKEKRQRARGKQGDETTEHEW from the coding sequence ATGACTGAGAACACCAACTGGATATCGATGAGTGACCAGGCGCTTGCCGCGCACATAGGAGCTTTTGTGCGGCACCATCGTATGGAGCAGAACCGGACGCAGAATGCACTTGCCCATGCGGCTGGTATCAGCCGCTCAACCCTGAGCTTGCTGGAAAGAGGCCAGACCGTCACACTCGCTACCCTGATCCAGGTACTCAGGGTACTGGACCAGTTGCAGATCATGGATGCCTTTGTAGTAGAACAGCGAGTCAGTCCGTTGGCGCTGGCCAAGATGCAAAAAGAAAAAAGACAACGGGCCAGAGGAAAACAGGGTGACGAAACAACAGAACATGAATGGTAA